In one Diabrotica virgifera virgifera chromosome 5, PGI_DIABVI_V3a genomic region, the following are encoded:
- the LOC114331117 gene encoding probable citrate synthase 1, mitochondrial — MSKVKVDIAKVIRKYSDESVNLKEILRKKIPHERQRIQEFRKQHGNFKVQDVTINMMYGGMRGLKALVTETSVLDPNEGISFRGIPLQKCRQILPTTAGGKEPIPEGIFWLLLTGDVPSQAQANAVSKEWAQRAELPKHLVKVLNTISKSVHPMSQLSAAVTIMNSESKFRKAYASGISKSDYWEFAYEDAMDLIARLPMIAAIIYRNSFKDGSKVGKIDRSKDWSYNFAKMLGYDNPEFTELLRLYLSIQSDHEGGNVSAHTIHLVGSALSDPYLSYAAGINGLAGPLHGLAVQEVLIWLKRLREQIGDKATKEQLKDFIWKTLKAGQVVPGYGHAVLRKTDPRYTAQREFALQYLPNDPMFQLVSNLYEVVPAILTQTGKVSNPWPNVDAHSGVMFQYYGLKEMSYYTVLFGVSRALGTMASLIWDRALGLPLERPKSMTTDDLMALVKGKSK, encoded by the coding sequence ATGTCTAAAGTAAAAGTGGACATTGCCAAAGTAATTAGAAAATACAGTGATGAATCAGTCAATCTTAAAGAAATACTCAGAAAGAAAATACCGCACGAACGACAACGAATTCAAGAGTTTCGTAAGCAACATGGAAATTTTAAAGTCCAAGATGTTACCATTAACATGATGTATGGAGGTATGAGGGGACTTAAAGCATTAGTAACAGAAACTTCAGTCCTAGATCCCAATGAAGGTATCAGTTTTAGAGGCATTCCATTACAAAAATGTAGACAAATCCTTCCAACAACAGCTGGAGGAAAAGAACCAATTCCAGAAGGTATCTTCTGGCTCCTGCTAACAGGAGATGTACCCTCTCAAGCACAAGCTAATGCAGTTTCCAAAGAATGGGCCCAGAGAGCTGAACTACCAAAACACCTCGTTAAAGTATTGAATACAATATCAAAATCTGTACATCCCATGTCACAACTTTCAGCAGCAGTTACCATTATGAACAGTGAAAGCAAGTTCCGAAAAGCCTACGCCAGTGGAATTTCCAAGTCCGATTACTGGGAGTTTGCTTACGAGGATGCCATGGATCTCATCGCCAGGCTTCCTATGATAGCCGCCATCATTTACAGAAATTCCTTCAAAGATGGTTCCAAAGTCGGCAAAATTGACCGTTCCAAAGATTGGAGTTACAACTTTGCTAAAATGTTAGGATACGACAATCCAGAATTTACAGAACTCTTGAGATTATACCTTTCTATCCAAAGTGACCACGAAGGAGGTAATGTTTCTGCTCATACTATACATTTAGTAGGTTCAGCTCTCAGCGATCCATACCTATCGTATGCCGCTGGGATAAATGGATTGGCTGGTCCACTCCACGGATTAGCAGTCCAGGAGGTACTGATCTGGCTCAAAAGGCTTCGAGAACAAATAGGCGATAAAGCAACAAAAGAGCAACTCAAAGATTTTATATGGAAAACTCTCAAAGCTGGACAAGTTGTACCTGGATACGGACATGCTGTATTAAGAAAAACTGATCCACGTTATACTGCTCAAAGAGAGTTCGCGCTGCAATATTTACCCAACGATCCAATGTTCCAATTGGTCTCAAATCTTTACGAAGTAGTACCTGCTATCCTCACCCAGACGGGAAAAGTCAGTAATCCGTGGCCCAATGTAGATGCTCACTCTGGTGTAATGTTCCAGTATTATGGTCTTAAAGAAATGAGCTATTATACCGTTCTATTTGGAGTGTCAAGAGCTCTTGGTACAATGGCATCACTCATCTGGGACCGAGCTCTTGGATTGCCACTCGAAAGACCAAAATCCATGACAACAGATGATTTGATGGCGCTCGTCAAGGGAAAATCGAAATAA